A window of the Besnoitia besnoiti strain Bb-Ger1 chromosome VI, whole genome shotgun sequence genome harbors these coding sequences:
- a CDS encoding putative kelch repeat protein (encoded by transcript BESB_067670): MPSGEGGKQPPTVRNSGCWCEESEREESHALRPVFYAQTPVRRQSSAFRLPPATVSSRPPPAASPCACPSCCTSCACATCAAPSFPPVAQALNSFRAGDVAVAHASLLPAASFDSAREASVHPFRHVDVSRRVEAKGPWKDDCFQPSYSQTYSPRRFSSNSRAKFAAANASLPLREPSFSPAPPLGAPETTRAAYPRANPSYSHPNSTFPHAFFDQGRGYALPHREDRKPGGGSRPAGGYAPKAGEGRQGPPAFHTQRRQQRRRRGSDSRAAVSLRGDFASAGPLQFYAANSASSPSSRSTSSSCRVPVPRGGFTRGAVIPATGGGGCSEELALAGERTEEDLGSSAACDFRGPSSFTASLDGEDVRVGPVVAAPCRLTSACPPPLLPSSGASSSSPAIAVTIMAPEEDTEARPGAAEEAESGEEGSVARFNSSSGSSSSETSAVLMAPDAEDTASSASSARGAAPSVSPSSPSSSSLAASAASSASSASSASSSSSRPPASNSAPAACSAPQESEAFCASCASPSSSSSNSHFWSQPVASASSPGPRAAHSCDVIGTKMFIFGGWNGKFALNDLYVLDLQALRWTRVEPDAASPPPDARNNHTTTTVGDRIFVHGGHDGSQWLADLHVLDTTPVHMGRYTGLSWSSPQVSGRKPSARACHSLTRVNEKLYMFGGYDGANCFQDIDILDLDTMAWIQPAVSGEKPQARNAHTMTVVDGKLVLFGGHSGNTHLTDLHVFDTATLTWTKPDISGTPPPGLRGHTANLIGHKVFLFGGYDGKRRTNEIYILDTKARAWLMAANSASSAASSSSSSSSSGDSGKCGPPSGRQRHSAALVGNRKLFVFGGFDGNKWLNDLHVLDASRFEEDALNDSAVRQLVENLRSLVNCPDFSDVVLVVEGRDIHAHKNILAANCAYFRQMFLGSMLESRQSRIVIPGWSYDAYIAMIEFLYTGKLSETRIHVVCEVMGLADHYTLFMLKQYSENVLTALVDTDTVCPLLKSAERYQARNLKRYCLDFVFRHADQILNTPAFDELEAIPSLVMEIAKTSLLKSRGKGSVAGGGAGSDSGGMEGAGEQGKRENASPGP; encoded by the exons ATGCCCTCGGGAGAAGGCGGGAAACAGCCGCCAACAGTGAGGAACTCCGGGTGCTGgtgcgaggagagcgagcgcgaagaaagccACGCTCTGCGGCCGGTCTTCTACGCACAAACCCCCGTTCGTCGTCAGTCCTCCGCGTTTCGCCTTCCCCCCGCCacagtctcctcgcgcccaccccctgccgcctcgccctgcgcgtgcCCGTCCTGCTGCAcgtcctgcgcctgcgccacgtGCGCTGCTCCGTCCTTCCCGCCCGTGGCGCAGGCTCTGAACTCtttccgcgcaggcgacgtgGCTGTTGCGCACGCCTCGTTGCTGCCGGCTGCGTCCTTCGATTCTGCTCGGGAGGCCTCTGTTCACCCTTTCAGACACGTGGATgtctctcgccgcgtcgaggcgaAGGGCCCCTGGAAGGACGACTGCTTTCAGCCCTCATATAGCCAGACAtactcgccgcgccgcttttCTTCGAACTCGCGCGCAAAGTTCGCCGCTGCAaacgcgtctctgcctctgaGAGAGCCCAGtttctcgcccgcgcctcctctgggtGCTCCCGAGACGACCCGCGCCGCGTACCCGCGCGCGAATCCCTCCTACTCTCATCCGAACTCGACTTTCCCCCACGCCTTCTTCGATCAGGGACGTGGCTACGCGTTGCCGCACCGCGAGGACCGCAAgccgggcggcggctccagACCCGCGGGAGGGTACGCGCCGAAagcaggcgaagggcgccAGGGTCCTCCTGCGTTTCatacgcagaggagacagcagaggcgccgcagaggcagcgactcgcgcgcggctgtctctctgcgaggagacttcgcgtccgcggggCCGTTGCAGTTCTACGCGGCCAACtcagcttcctctccttcctcacGCTCGACTTCTTCCTCTTGCCGCGTCCCcgtgccgcgaggcggcttcACGCGAGGCGCAGTCATTCCCGCGACggggggaggaggctgcAGTGAAGAGCTGGCGCTCGCTGGAGAGCGTACAGAGGAGGATCTCGGgtcttctgcggcgtgtGACTTTCGAGGGCCTTCGAGCTTCACTGCTTCTctcgacggcgaggacgTGCGCGTCGGGCCTGTAGTTGCCGCACCGTGCCGCCTCACGAGCGCCTGTCCCCCTCCGCTTCTCCCGTCTtcgggcgcgtcgtcgtcgtcccccGCGATCGCTGTGACCATCATGGCGCCCGAAGAAGACACCGAGGCCCGGCCGggggccgcggaggaggcggagagcggcgaagaagggtCCGTGGCGCGCTtcaacagcagcagcggaagcagCAGTTCGGAGACCTCAGCGGTGCTCATGGCTCCCGACGCCGAGGACACagcttcctcggcgtcttcggcgaggggcgcagcgccttccgtctcgccctcgtcgccgtcgtcttcctcgctcgcggcgtctgcggcgtcgtccgcctcttcagcctcttcggcttcttcttcgtcgtcccggccgccggcctccaactccgcgccggcggcgtgttcggcgccgcaggagagcgaggcgttTTGTGCgtcgtgcgcgtcgccgtcgtcgtcgtcgtcgaaTTCGCACTTTTGGTCGCAGCCGGtagcgtctgcgtcgtctccgggtccgcgggcggcgcattCGTGCGACGTTATTGGAACGAAGATGTTCATTTTCGGCGGCTGGAACGGTAAATTCGCGCTGAACGACCTGTACGTCTTGgacctgcaggcgctgcgctggacgcgcgtggagccggacgcggcctcgccgccgccggatgCGCGCAACAACCACACGACAACGACCGTCGGGGACAGGATCTTTGTGCACGGCGGCCACGACGGCTCCCAGTGGCTGGCGGACTTGCATGTCTTGGACACCACGCCGGTCCACATGGGTCGGTACACTGGTCTCTCCTGGTCTTCGCCGCAAGTTAGCGGCCGGAAGCCGAGCGCGCGTGCCTGTCACTCGCTCACGCGCGTCAACGAGAAGCTCTACATGTTTGGCGGCTACGACGGCGCCAACTGCTTCCAAGACATCGACATCCTCGACCTCGACACCATGGCCTGGATCCAGCCTGCGGTGTCGGGCGAGAAACCCCAAGCGCGAAACGCACACACCATGACCGTCGTCGACGGAAAACTCGTTCTCTTCGGCGGACACAGTGGAAACACTCACCTCACCGACCTCCATGTGTTCGACACCGCCACCCTCACCTGGACAAAG CCGGACATCAGcgggacgccgccgccgggttTGCGCGGGCACACGGCGAATTTGATTGGGCACAAGGTCTTTTTGTTTGGGGGCTACGACGGGAAGCGTCGCACGAATGAGATTTACATTTTGGACACCAAGGCACGCGCGTGGCTGATGGCGGCGAactcggcgtcctccgcagcgtcttcttcgtcttcctcgtcatCCAGCGGGGACAGCGGAAAGTGCGGCCCGCCGTCGGGGCGGCAGCGTCACAGCGCGGCGTTGGTGGGCAACCGGAAGCTGTTTGTTTTCGGCGGCTTCGACGGCAACAAGTGGCTAAACGACTTGCACGTGCTGGACGCGAGCCGCTTCGAGGAGGATGCGCTGAACGACTCGGCTGTGCGGCAGCTCGTCGAGAATCTCCGGTCTCTGGTGAACTGCCCCGATTTCTCCGATGttgtcctcgtcgtcgagggCCGCGACATCCACGCACACAAAAACATCCTGGCTGCCAACTGCGCGTACTTCCGTCAAATGTTCCTCGGCAGCATGCTCGAGAGCCGGCAAAGCCGCATCGTCATCCCGGGATGGTCCTACGACGCCTACATCGCCATGATCGAGTTCCTCTACACGGGAAAACTCTCCGAGACTCGCATACACGTCGTCTGCGAG GTGATGGGGCTGGCAGATCACTACACGCTGTTCATGCTGAAGCAGTACAGCGAGAATGTGCTCACTGCGTTGGTCGACACGGACACGGTGTGTCCGCTGCTGAAGAGCGCGGAGAGATACCAGGCACGGAATCTGAAGAGGTACTGCCTGGACTTCGTCTTCCGGCATGCAGACCAGATCCTGAACACGCCGGCGTTCGACGAGCTCGAGGCGATTCCGTCGCTGGTTATGGAGATTGCCAAGACGAGCCTTCTGAAGAGCCGCGGGAAGggcagcgtcgcgggcggGGGTGCCGGTTCAGACAGCGGGGGAAtggagggcgccggcgaacaGGGAAAGCGCGAAAACGCGAGCCCGGGGCCGTAG
- a CDS encoding tetratricopeptide repeat-containing protein (encoded by transcript BESB_067650), whose product MARRAATGAICPFASLRSAPSPPPQGFSASAYVAPFSAHAQRPIRSRSFNSSVSASVSSSASAGLSFPTPFSSLSALSSQSPAALPRRSTPRCSANSPRLTPLFGFRSSYASRASFSSDRFSSPSTTAAPSSAAARGEHGREGDQAAEKEFLRRVEAAASRLREEAEKKRRDASEAEEETVAQPQGADRHAPPCPSSVSSSSWLCPASSAGGDGLIDKGVETLPAGPESTFIDVGFRVEKLSHFESAMHQLQSTLLLLLHGAPREGPMKRELQRAVAKSYLDMAMLAHQHNKLDEAADAYRRALSFYAAAAREEKAPAEVAGRGEDGESSLTAPLALDIANCLSCLSVVEADRGSVEKALGFLEKSMQWKVALLNGVPLAPLLAQLQGARDPQPDAPSRAVDTIKRIPLQPESLFFDTMNSLGGIYLRQGDVRKSALALRFAVECLYRLGELYTGQRFAHLGRTSSPPEAGAVASPTLAELFGEGPLGAIASDASSSDLPGASMASSLPSPAATASASRSVAAAASPSSDARAPCTFSYFLTALCEHINSERRALYEEARRAVEREEEKKKQLRRLQLRQMESQAGIVPADRGQGFAEGGGEKAPREEGMVESEAPAHPQRSEASEEARDDLRGLAVAAEKDASQRPARSVARSRAESLLPYGTIVFYNLGQSLLSLGQRQQALEALEKAEALAELAQNSDLQRRVAALVASLRPASPQA is encoded by the exons atggcgcggcgcgcggcgacgggcgctaTCTGTCCGTTTGCGTCTCTTCGTTCGGccccttctccccctcctcaGGGATTTTCTGCCTCGGCTTATGTCGCACCTTTCTCCGCtcacgcgcagaggcccATCCGCTCAAGGTCCTTCAATTCTTCCGTCTCTGCATCCGTCTCCTCATCCGCATCGGCTGGTCTTTCCTTTCCTAcgcccttttcttctctctctgcgttgtCGTCTCAGTCTCCTGCggctcttccgcgtcgctccaccccgcgctgcagcgcaaaCTCGCCGCGTTTGACGCCTCTTTTCGGTTTCCGGTCCTCTTatgcgtctcgcgcctcgttttcttctgaTCGCTTCTCTTCCCCCTCGACGACGGCCGCACCATCgtcagcggccgcgaggggaGAGCacgggcgcgaaggagaccaGGCTGCCGAAAAGgagttcctccgccgcgtggaggctgcagcgagccgtctgcgagaggaagcagagaagaaaaggcggGATGCctccgaggcggaggaagaaacggTCGCCCAACCCCAGGGGGCTGACCGCCACGCTCCGCCCTGCCCCTCCTCTGTatcctcgtcttcgtggTTGTGTCCGGCGAGCtctgcgggaggcgacggcctcaTTGACAAGGGCGTAGAGACGCTACCCGCCGGCCCTGAGTCCACCTTCATTGATGTCGG CTTCCGCGTCGAGAAGCTTTCGCACTTTGAGTCTGCCATGCACCAGCTGCAGTccacgctgctgcttctcctccaCGGAGCTCCTCGCGAAGGCCCGATGaagcgcgagctgcagagagctgTCGCCAAGTCCTACCTCG ATATGGCTATGCTCGCCCACCAGCACAACAAGCTCGATGAGGCAGCTGACGCCTACAGGCGCGCGCTGAGTTTctacgcggccgccgcgcgagaggaaaagGCGCCGGCTGAGGTCGCAGGCAggggcgaggacggcgagtcTTCACTGaccgcgccgctggcgttAGACATCGCCAACTGCCTCTCTTGTCTTA GCGTCGTCGAGGCAGACCGCGGGAGCGTCGAGAAGGCCCTGGGGTTCCTCGAGAAGTCGATGCAGTGGAA aGTGGCGCTACTGAACGGCGtgcccctcgcgcctctcctcgcgcagctgcagggtGCGCGGGACCCCCAGCCGgatgcgccttcgcgcgcggtgGACACGATCAAGCGCATCCCTCTGCAGCCCGAGAGTCTGTTTTTTGACACGATGAACAGTCTCGGTGGGATCTATTTGCGGCAGGGCGACGTGCGGAAgagcgcgctggcgctgcgcttcgcagTCGAGTGTCTGTACAGATTGGGCGAGCTGTACACGGGCCAGCGATTCGCTCACTTGGGAAGGACGTCGAGCCCtccggaggcaggcgcggttGCATCGCCGACGCTGGCCGAGTTGTTCGGAGAAGGGCCCTTGGGAGCCATCGCGTCTgacgcctcttcttcagatctgcctggcgcctcgatggcctcgtcgctcccgtcgccggctgctactgcgtctgcctctcggtctgttgcggcggcagcctcgccctcttcagacgcgcgggcgccctgCACGTTCTCTTACTTTTTGACGGCGCTGTGTGAGCACATCAACAGCGAGAGACGGGCGCTGtacgaggaagcgcgccgcgccgtggagcgcgaagaggagaagaaaaagcagctgaggcgactgcagctgcggcagatgGAGTCTCAAGCGGGAATCGTGCCTGCGGACCGGGGGCAGGGGTtcgcagaaggcggaggcgagaaagcgccgcgagaagaaggaatgGTGGAGAGCGAAGCGCCAGCTCACCCTCAACGCAgcgaagcgagcgaggaggcaagAGACGACTtgcgaggcctcgccgtcgctgcggagAAAGATGCTTCGCAGCGTCCAGCAAGAAGCGTCGCGCGAAGCAGGGCAGAGTCTCTGCTGCCCTATGGCACGATTGTGTTCTACAATCTGG gCCAAAGCCTGTTGTCGCTCGGGCAGCGTCAGCAAGCGCTGGAGGCACTCGAAAAG GCCGAAGCTCTCGCTGAGCTGGCGCAGAATTCCGACCTCCagcgtcgcgtcgccgccctcgtcgcgaGTCTGCGACCTGCTTCGCCTCAGGCTTGA
- a CDS encoding hypothetical protein (encoded by transcript BESB_067660), whose translation MVPSGFRLSLILPSFIGACLLSRKWLAQAQDVVPLIAGNEDVVAATEECPHGYVLDSGVCKKEIARRPMLLCPPRASFEGGECVTEKEVKSVLICGENERLEGDRCELEEAIRGLASCPRDYTFTGTACMRSQEAKAQLYCEDGYKLSHGDLCVREMKAKPDTFCPTGARQQGDKCFILESSPPHVACGRGYELESGMCVRVETVRPDQKCPHGYRMDNGVCRNVVRLQPNAVCPAGHDFNGRECVMSQLAEPTLKCEEGFQLEGPTCVKRIEKAAKPECPMKYEYKNNICVKQTSVKPKSECPEGSAEAAGPGKACEAVHVADATLVCPSDFSIYNGQCVRKSTGNMHQECPAGFKMTREGVCVREITQKAEQRCPQGLDLSKDTGLCASQDTTPAHLACEQGELTPQGTCVRVYTTETIFTCPRGFKLKEPDCIRQVQKPAVVTCPDNAKMRGGTCIVLERFPPRIPATTGMSVTGTGTASSTR comes from the exons ATGGTGCCTTCGGGTTTTCGCCTCAGCCTCATTCTCCCCTCTTTTATCGGAGCGTGCTTATTGAGCCGGAAGTGGCTCGCGCAAGCTCAGGACGTCGTCCCTCTTATCGCTGGAAACGAAGATGTGGTCGCGGCCACAGAAGAGTGCCCTCACGGGTACGTGCTCGATAGCGGCGTCTGCAAGAAAGAGatcgcgcgcaggccgatGCTGCTGTGCCCTCCACGCGCTTCCTTCGAG GGAGGCGAGTGCGTAACAGAGAAGGAAGTGAAGAGTGTGCTGATTtgcggagaaaacgagcgACTGGAAGGCGATCGATGCGAACTCGAGGAGGCTATTAGAGGCTTGGCCAGCTGTCCGCGAGACTACACCTTCACAGGCACCGCTTGCATGCGTtcgcaggaggcgaaggcgcagctgtACTGCGAAGACGGGTATAAGCTGTCGCACGGAGACCTCTGTGTGCGTGAGATGAAAGCGAAACCCGACACGTTTTGTCCGACGGGCGCTCGACAGCAAGGCGACAAGTGCTTCATCCTCGAGAGCTCCCCGCCGCAtgtcgcctgcggacgcggaTACGAGCTCGAGAGCGGGATGTGCGTTCGCGTGGAGACTGTCCGCCCAGACCAGAAATGTCCGCATGGCTACCGCATGGATaacggcgtctgccgcaacGTGGTGCGACTGCAGCCGAACGCGGTGTGCCCAGCTGGCCATGATTTCAACGGCCGCGAGTGCGTCATGTCTCAGCTCGCGGAGCCGACGCTGAAATGTGAGGAAGGCTTCCAGCTTGAAGGCCCGACGTGTGTGAAGCGCATCGAAAAAGCGGCAAAACCCGAGTGTCCGATGAAGTACGAATACAAGAACAACATATGCGTGAAGCAGACGAGCGTAAAGCCGAAGAGCGAGTGTCCCGAAGGGAGTGCAGAAGCCGCGGGACCTGGCAAGGCGTGCGAGGCAGTCCACGTGGCGGACGCGACGCTGGTGTGCCCGAGCGACTTTTCCATCTACAACGGCCAGTGCGTGCGGAAATCCACAGGCAACATGCACCAGGAGTGCCCTGCGGGGTTCAAGATGacgcgcgaaggcgtctgTGTCCGCGAAATCACTCAGAAGGCTGAACAGCGCTGTCCGCAAGGACTCGATCTGTCGAAGGACACAggtctctgcgcgtcccAAGACACGACGCCAGCTCACTTGGCCTGCGAGCAGGGCGAGCTGACGCCTCAGGGgacctgcgtgcgcgtgtaTACGACGGAAACGATTTTCACGTGCCCCCGCGGCTTCAAGCTGAAGGAGCCGGACTGCATCAGACAAGTGCAGAAACCTGCGGTGGTGACCTGCCCAGACAACGCCAAAATGCGCGGAGGCACCTGCATAGTTCTCGAGAGATTCCCCCCTCGGATACCTGCAACGACGGGTATGTCAGTGACGGGTACGGGAACTGCGTCAAGTACGAGGTGA